A window of Solanum stenotomum isolate F172 chromosome 3, ASM1918654v1, whole genome shotgun sequence contains these coding sequences:
- the LOC125860531 gene encoding uncharacterized protein LOC125860531 codes for MGEVEGWGWPPSPSGSPMYITKDDHWTHFDNSVNAVSFGFVATAILISMFLVMAIFERFLRPNSPALSTSRGRNLGDIESQMSFYGKLGHQTPKVSTKAREVSVLMPGEDVPTFLANPAPVPCPPERDPWPLHQQNSLPGLLNLDSNAQ; via the exons ATGGGAGAAGTGGAGGGGTGGGGTTGGCCACCATCACCAAGTGGATCACCAATGTACATAACAAAAGATGATCATTGGACACATTTTGACAATTCTGTTAATGCtgtttcttttggttttgttgCCACTGCCATTCTTATTTCTATGTTCCTTGTCATGGCTATTTTTGAGAGGTTTCTCAGGCCCAATTCACCAGCTTTATCGACGTCCCGTGGCCGGAATCTTGGTGACATTGAGTCTCAGATGAGCTTCTATGGAAAACTTGGTCATCAAACTCCTAAA GTGTCAACGAAGGCTCGAGAAGTTTCAGTGTTGATGCCAGGAGAAGATGTCCCTACTTTTCTAGCCAATCCTGCTCCTGTACCCTGTCCTCCTGAACGCGATCCATGGCCTCTCCATCAACAGAATTCCTTGCCCGGTCTCTTGAACTTGGACTCGAATGCACAATAA